A stretch of the Nothobranchius furzeri strain GRZ-AD chromosome 5, NfurGRZ-RIMD1, whole genome shotgun sequence genome encodes the following:
- the cxcr3.1 gene encoding C-X-C chemokine receptor type 3.1, translated as METATGEWWEDLVDYFTEYNSSEENECCEGGDVCDLDEGMRFEAVFIPVLYSVAFVVGILGNGLLLGVLFQSRRNWSVTDTFILHLGVADILLLVTLPLWAAQSANVDGWTFGTPLCKITGTVFTINFYCGIFLLACISLDRYLSIVHATQMYTRRKPWVVHVSCLAVWFFSLLLSIPDWILLENMTDDRRKRAECVRDYFKFDEQYARTLKISSRGLYHAVGFLLPSVILIICYSRILWQLRCGTQGLQKQRAFKVIIAVVAVFFICWTPYNIALMVDTVNQNNISSDCGTATSLDKAVTVTSSLGYLHCSLNPILYAFVGVKFRRQLLSILHSMGCKLKTRMQFESVTRRSSVYSESADTSKSIAI; from the exons ATGGAAACAGCAACAGGCGAATGGTGGGAGGATCTGGTAGATTACTTCACTGAGTACAATAGCTCTGAAGAGAATGAATGTTGTGAAGGAGGAGACGTCTGCGACCTGGATGAGGGGATGAGATTCGAAGCAGTTTTCATCCCGGTTCTGTATTCGGTGGCATTCGTTGTTGGAATTCTGGGAAATGGATTGCTGCTGGGAGTTCTGTTCCAGAGCAGGAGGAACTGGAGCGTGACGGACACCTTCATCCTCCACCTGGGCGTTGCAGACATCTTGCTGCTGGTGACGCTGCCCCTCTGGGCTGCACAGTCTGCTAACGTGGATGGATGGACCTTTGGTACCCCTCTCTGCAAGATCACTGGAACCGTTTTCACA ATTAACTTCTACTGTGGGATTTTTCTCCTGGCCTGCATCAGTCTGGACCGTTACCTCTCCATCGTCCATGCTACCCAGATGTACACCCGCAGGAAGCCCTGGGTTGTCCACGTCAGCTGCCTGGCGGTGTGGTTCTTCTCCCTGCTTCTCTCCATCCCTGACTGGATACTTTTGGAAAACATGACGGACGACAGGCGAAAGCGAGCAGAGTGTGTTCGTGACTATTTTAAATTTGATGAGCAATACGCTCGCACCTTAAAAATATCGTCACGAGGTCTGTACCACGCTGTGGGCTTCCTGCTCCCATCAGTTATCCTGATCATCTGCTACTCTCGCATTCTGTGGCAGCTGCGTTGCGGAACTCAAGGCCTCCAGAAACAGAGAGCTTTCAAGGTCATTATAGCAGTGGTGGCAGTTTTCTTCATCTGCTGGACGCCGTACAACATCGCGCTCATGGTGGACACGGTTAACCAAAACAACATCAGCAGTGACTGTGGAACGGCGACATCTCTGGATAAAGCTGTAACGGTCACTTCTTCTTTGGGTTACCTGCACTGCAGCTTGAATCCCATCCTGTACGCGTTTGTTGGCGTGAAGTTCCGACGACAGCTGCTGAGCATCTTACATTCCATGGGCTGCAAGCTGAAGACAAGAATGCAGTTTGAATCTGTCACAAGAAGGAGCTCTGTTTACTCAGAGTCTGCGGACACCTCCAAGTCCATCGCAATCTGA